In the genome of Sardina pilchardus chromosome 14, fSarPil1.1, whole genome shotgun sequence, the window AGTGAAACACTACACCAGgcctttgtgttttgtgtgtatgtgtgtgtgtgtgtgtgtgtgtgtgtgtgtgtgtgtgtgtgtgtgtgtgtgtgtgtgtgtgtgtgtgtgtgtgtgtgtgtgtgtgtgtgtgtgtgtgtgcatgcagggaACCTTTTACTTGTGTcatcttgggggggggggggggggtattttatttgtattggcTCTTCAGTTGCAGAAGTTCAATCAATCTGCCACAAAGGAACACAGATATTTTATTTGTTGGCCATTTCAGTGATTAATGATTAACTAATTATTTGGTCTAGCCATGCTGGAAACTGTGGTCTTCAATATCTTGCACTAAAACACATCCCATGTAacagttatggttatggttattttttatttagcagacgcctttgtcccgTTACTCAATTCTGGAATAAGTCTAGAACTTTGCAAGAACAGGCTCAGACTTGTTCTAGAGTCAGCTACTGTTCTTCCATGGTTCTTCTGTCTTGAGTTTGTGTGGCCAGTTAAGAATCCAATCTTGGCCCCTTATCTCATCTCAAGCTAAACTTTCTatagatgtttgtttgttcacgtGTGGGTTTCTGAGTGTGCTATTGCTGCCCACCCCCAGCTCTGTCTAaacatgtctcacacacacacacacacacacacacacacacacacacacacacacacatatatttgagGAGTGACTTTGGGTTATGTTCCTGGTGGAGGTAAGCCTTTACACCCCTGTCTCTGGAGCTGAATAGTGAACCTTTTACAATGTTTATCTTTGCAGCAATCTGCCAATGTACAGCAATGTAAACCTCATATTGttgaataggctatttagttTGAACTACTAATTTGACAAACTGAAGTCAGAGGAGATAATAGACTTAAAGACTGAATAGTTTACTTACCAGAATGTCACATCTGAACTGTAAAAGGACATCTTTGATGGTTTGCAGGTAGGGAACTCTGTGTACTACAACTACACTCTCTCAGTGAACGGCAAGGAGGAGAAACACGGAGATGACTACCATAAGGACTACCTCACAGATCTTATCGTGAGTTTCTCAGTCTCTATATCAGATTCTACGAGATATGCTGCATGTTGTTTGTACTTGTGTTCAGTACGTTGCAAGTGTGTATGACAGTCTGCACATGTAAGTTACATGTTTTTCAACCAAACAGCTTCCCACTATCATTGCCACAATCTGTCACGAGTTGTCTCAAAGCCTTTTGAAAACATGGTGTGCTTGAGGAAAGTAAAAACAGTGAAACTTGCCTTACAACCCTAAACTAAAAAATTGGCAGTGTTAAGGTAAACCCTTTTCACACATTAAGGATTTGAAGGAACACCTTTTGGAATGCACTCTGATGTATGTTGTTGAAGAGTGTCTACAGAGGACTTACACATTCTtttgaaaattacagttttgTCCAAGTAACCTTTAACAGACATGATGAGGCTCTGATGTGAGGTTGTACACTTCCAGGTGCTGCACTGTAAACATCATGAATCCAGTGGTCTAATCAGGTTTTTATATGGAGTTGCTCATAATTTATTTGCtcattgtgtgaatgtgaatcatGGAAAATGTAGTTAAAGTCATCAACGCTGCCCCTGAAGGAAGTGGAGCCATTCAGAGTTAGACAAATCCCCTCTACTCCAAACTGACTCTGTCAGCAACAGCGGTACAACACTGAACCGGTAACTGTAGTCTGCTCTGTCACCATACAAACTGTATCAGTGATTCCACCCTCAAATGACCCAACAAAATGAGGAACATTGTGTTCTATATCATGAGGACTTCCCGTCCGCTATAGTCTATATGATGTGTCGATGCCAATCCGTGTGTGCTTCCATATGCTGTTTTAGGCTAAAAGAGCGTGTGCCTCTCATGTGACACGCCATGCGGTGGCCTGCCTACACAAGCAAGTCAGCACCCAAGTCAGCAGGGgcttcctttatctctctcctctatgaGTCCTAATGTGCTGCACTGAGCTAATAAAATGACATAGAAAATTCAGCAAAGTGTAGGGTGACATAGGTTAGTTGTAAAGAGACGTGATGATGCTGATACGGTGGTTTTTGCACCTTTCTGTACTGATATGTATTGTGATATGTTCTTGGATGTAATGTAGAAAATACGGCATGGTTTGTTATCCAAATACTTCATATTTTGTTAAATTGAGATTTAATTAATGTTCCATTCCATTATAGTAAGCTACCCAAGTGATTTCATGGTTTCCTGGAAATATGACAAACACAtttgagtgacatttgaatgagatTTGCATGGTAGGAGTTTGGTTTTGCAAatattaagcaaaatacaaagAGAACTAACCCAACTGAACCTTAGGAGAATTAAACCATGAAATGACTGAAATTATAACTTTTATattggcgcgtgtgtgtgtatgttgtctcCAGGTGAACAGGTCATTGGAGTTCCTGGATGACCGAAGCCCCCAGCACCCCTTCTTCATCATGCTGTCCCCTCCGGCCCCCCACTCCCCCTGGGTCGCAGCACCCCAGTACCAGAAGACTTTCGGCGATGTCAAGGCCCCGCGGGATGGCAGTTTCAACAAAGCAGGCAAAGTCAGTGCCGGTCTCACTGAAGGGTCAAAACAtcaagctgtctgtctgtctgtctgtctgttggcatgtttgtctgtctgttggtcccTATGTccacttctctgtctgtgtctgtcttatCTCCTGTATACTGTTGTGGTAGAAATGATCAATCAGGCCAGGTGATGAGTAGAAAATGTAGCTTGCGACTTCAAGAAAAATACACTGTTAAAAACTGACAACGTGCTGAAACAAGAATGAGTCTTCTTCAATCAGGAGGCAGAGTTTGATCCAACAAATAGTTTATTGTAGACCCAAAGGCTGTCAGCAAACCAAACCAGAGAGGACCCAGGGGGGTCACACTCCCTAACAAAGACTCAGCATCAGGTTTTACTGTATACAATTTTCAAGATGCTGAGATGGCAACTTTTGACACCTGGGGATAGCAGCCCATAAACCAAAACCAAAAGCCAAAACCTCCAGGCAGTAGGCACAGCAGCAACCGGTGCACCGAGTGGTCTTACTGGTTTTGTTACTTCCTGTAGTGGTATGACTGAAATTGATTTTGGTGATCTATGAGCCAAAGCGATAGCTTACATTGTCTCACAACCAATTAACTTGACAGTTTTATGCTTTAAATATCAGTCTCCTCGACCCCGCTGTTCCCCCTATTTAATTCATTCAACTGGCGTTTTGTTCTGAGATCAGATAAGGGGTGGTGGATGTACACTGGCCTGGTGCTCCCAGCCTCATGTGCTCATAGTGTGCCTCCACTCCTCCAGTGCTTCTACACAGGCCTGATAGACTTCAGGCGTGTtatgcctgaattcaggcttgagctcggccatgtacgatgtcaagaaaggctattctctgtATTGTcttgtatttgatcatttcaggcacagataatgTCCTGTCTATCAGCCATGTTCTACAGCATTAGCTGAGGTTTCTCATGCACTAGGGGTGATGTAGAATGTCAGAAGTCTACACTCAGAAACCCGTGTAATCACATCCGCTTATCGAGTGATACCATCGATTCTGACAGCAATTAAGCTATCGTCagctaaaatactgtaaaaaccTGCATTTTATCCTGCATGTTAAAATGACCAGACCAACCATGTCTCCGACTCTGACCCGGCGTTCCTTCTCTTCTTGACTTGCAGGACAAGCACTGGCTCCTGCGGCAGCCGGTGAGCCCCATGCCAGAGAGCTCAGTGAAATACCTAGACGACGCATACCAAAAAAGGTACAGTTCACAGGAGATTTTTACAGCCTTTGATAAGACATGCTTCATTCCCCTTCCTCTCGCTCATTGGTGTACCCACAGTGCAGTGTGGTGAGGTACTATACAGTATTTTCCTGAAtacaagccgcattgtgtataagccgcaggacagtgttttatgcaggttaaaagaaacaaaaccatgttaacACCATATTACCTGCTCCCCTCTATTAACCTCATAGATGAAGACattttgtaaaatcaatgtataatagTCGGGTAGATTTTTACAGCCTTTGACAAGACATGCTTCATTCCCCTTGtgattacgccgctccgtccggcattaGCCTATTTGTTTTGATCAGTGTAGCGATTGTTATTTTtaaaatttgtttgtttgtcttggtgtcacgggcaCACTGGCGACTACACCGCTCCGTCTAGCCTCCGTTGTCTTAtgtatgtttcttgtttgtctaatcgtttgttttacagcactttagtcaactgttgttgttttttaaagtgctatacaaataaattgacattgacattgacatttgcTGGTCTGCAGGTGGCAGACGCTGCTGTCTGTTGACGACATGGTGGAGATCCTGGTGAAAAAGTTGAAAGATCTGAAGGTGCTGGACGACACCTACATCTTCTTTGTGTCCGATAATGGATATCACACAGGTCGGTGTTGTTTTTGCATACTGCAAAGACCCAAAATGAACGCCCAGTTTCTGTATTTGAGGCATTGAATGATGACATTTGCGGCAGAGGTGGacaagtccagcttcagaaagtaaaagtcctaccacatatctgtactaaccactcacttaaaccagttgattctaattagcacaactcttcagccaggtagagcagctaattggtgagatcacctgtgttaagtgcacaggtagaaccaatacatgattggatttttactctctgaagctggagttttccacctctgatttGTGGCACTGCATATCTTAAGGATGGGGCTGATACTCTTACAGATAAGAAGTTAATAACTTCTGCAACTTCTGCATCTGCATAGTCATTAGCTGCATTCGCATCCAttaaaacctgtgtgtgtgtctgtctgtctgtctgtcttgtctgtgtgtgtgtgtgtgtgtgtgtgtgtgtgtgtgtgtgtgtgttctgcaggtcAGTTCTCGCTGCCCATCGACAAGAGGCAGCTGTATGAGTTTGACATCCGTGTGCCCCTCATGGTCCGAGGCCCAGGGGTCAAGGCCAAGCAGACCCTTCCTGTGAGTAAAGGGGACATTTTGCACCTATGCCCATCCGTGCTGTAGTGGGTCATCAATTATTTTGTGTTCACATTTGTGTCAGCCCACCATCATTAACAACAATCTCATCCCCACATTGTTTCCAGTGTTGGAGTTACTATTTAATCAGTAGGCACTGCATGACTACACATACATTatgctgtgttagtgtttgtgtttgtctgagacTCGTGTGCTAAATATCGATCTGGCACTGCATGGCCACACATACATTAtgctatgtttgtgtttgtgtttgtgtttgtcttagACTCCTGTGCTAAATATCGATCTGGCGCCGACCTTCCTGGACATAGCTGGAGTCAATCTCACTGAAGTCAACTTGGATGGCCAGTCTTTCCTGccacagatggtgtgtgtgtgtgcatgtttgtgtgcatgtgtgtgtgattttccaAATATTTCACTGGCCTTCCCATAAGCTTGATCTGCATCCCTCACCTACCTATGTTAATCCCCATTGGCATTAGtttttctttgaaaaaaaaaaatatatatgaagCATATTTCAGTGTAGACATGAATGTAAAACTGACAGACTACATTACGGTGATTATGTGTTTTTCATAATTTAATAGTCGTAATTCATAATCTAGATTAGTTCACTGCAACATGACAAATCAGTGTGTAACCTAAAAGCTTATTGAGCCATTTCCCCCTGAAAGACTTTGTGTGCCTTTAAGTACCTGTTAAGGCACCAATCAcccgaggagaggaagatgatgacGACGCACGTTTAAGTACCTGTTGTTCTAACTGCCCTCTCATGTCGGTCCTTTGCAGGCCCCTTCACTGCGTAACGGCACCGCCCGCTCCTTCTTCCTGGTCGAGTACACAGGGGAGGGACACGCCTTGGAGGACCCTGCCTGCCCGAAACTGGGGCCTGGACTGGCTGTGAGTGGACAGTCTATGTTGGTTTCCTCGGCCGTTTTTATTTATGTGGATCGTGAGATTCAAGAGAGTTCAGACGTGTGATTCACCCCTTCATAGAAATCCTCGTTGGATTTAATAGTGCTGTCACATTGGTCATCGCACAGTATATCTGGTTCTGCTCTCCGGAGAGTTAATGTtttggggtgcgtttcccaaaaccatggttactaacctgttagcaacttagttggttggcaatgggaaatggcattgcaaccaacaaagttgctgcAGTTAGAAcctcagttatcaactatggtTTTTGGAAACGTGCATGTGGATTTGGCTTGGCGTTTGGTTCGTTTTATTCCTTTAAAGGGTTTCATTCTGTCAGGCAGGGTCAGGTGCTTGAAGACCGAGGTTCAAACCCTTTTAGGGGCCCAGGTCAAACCAGAACACCAAGGCACAACGACTTCTGGTTACCGAGTATGATGAGTGTTGCACATATCCTTACAGACGATAACAGGTGTTCCTTTTTATATGCCCATGTTTACTCTATACAGAGTGTGCTATAGGCATAGTTTGAGTTTGCCTTCACATGATGCTGACTAAGCTGCACTGCAAGATCTAGAGCCTTTTAGCTGCCTTTATAACACCAATCAATGCATCCTGTCACAAAAAGAAAGGCAAACATGACATTAGTCACAGATTGGAGATGCTTTTATTCTGCTGCTCGTCAAGAGAAACTGGTGGTGTCAAAGTTGTGAGATTCCTCAGATTGGTTGTTGTTagatgtgttttttgttgttattgctaGAACAGGCAAGTGATAAAGTTGCTAAATCTATcctacaaataaataataataaaaaaaacaataaaagacataaaattgaagaggaggaagaatacaataaaacaaaacaaattaaacGGGTACAAAATGATGTGGGAAGATTTGTCATTACAGATCTGAATTGATAGTAATGACATAGGAAAGTAGAGAGCTAATTTTAACAGTGTGTTGAACATTAATCCAGGAAGTAGGGGCATTATAGCAGGCTGACTTTCCCAGTTCAGAATAAGTATGAGGAACCTTGAGCAAACAGTCATTTGATCTGGTTTGATAGGGACCAGAATTCCAAGCAAGCATATTTGAAATATAAGATGATAACAATAGCTTTGTAGATGAATAAATGCCAATGCTTCTTTCTTATCTCTGAGAAAGATGAACAAATAAAAAGTTGATGCATTTAAAAGTACCATGAAATTTCATAAAATATCATGAGCCTGTACAGAAACATTGGGTTTCTCAACATTCCACCCTTGGCTTTGCCTCATGACACATCAGTTAAGAAAGAACCACTGCTctgagaacaaaacaaaacagtgtgttcAAGGTTCAGTTGGTTAGCTTCAGTCTCTGTTGCAGCCAAGACATCATATGACAAGCGTCCGGTGACTATCTACACTACTTACTGTGCCTGGCTACAGTGTGGTACTACGTGTTGTACACTGTGCACAATCAACAAATTATTTATGAATAACACTCATTATATTAAGAAACCCAGGAACAACTCCGTCAGTAAATATAGTGTACAGCAGATATTCTATCGATTCACTTTTGACCGATAAATGATCACCACAAACCCGACCCTTGGCCTCGCTGTTGGTCTAACAGCCCACCTCTCTCTGCAGAACTGCTTTCCTGACTGTACGTGTGAGGACGCCTTCAACAACACGTATGCCTGTGTGAGAACACTGACCGGCTGTAACCTGCAGTACTGTGAGTTTGCAGACAACGAGGTCAGTCCTATTCCATCTACGCCCaattgtatatacagtacattagtcACAAAAAGTTATATTAGGGATATCTGGCGTtcgggtgaaatgtaatgtaatggttCAGCACAGAAAGTACTGAAATATTGAACTGTTGGACACATTCAAAAGTTGAGAGAAGGTTACATTAAGTTCACCTTTAAAtgttatagtggattttaggttcatcctgaggcggaatatccctgactttttttttttttagtgtgcatTATGATTGAAGGACAAGAGCATGCACCAGTGATAGACACACCGATGCACTGTGATAGTGGTATCTCACACCTAAACAAAGCACATCATAGTTAAACAGGATGTGGGTCGACACCTAGGGCCTGGGGGCTTTGTTGCTTTTCTTTTATCTGGTTTTAATGATGCACCATGCATATACTAATAGCTGTTTAAAGCAagatttttttcatctttttttttttttaccctttttACTCTTCATATGTTTTTTTGACAGGCTTTTTTTGTCTCTTGAATATGTTTATTCTCCACTGACTAGGTCTGTGTCACTAacggctcaatggtgttttctgcccccaacggcaccttccaggcagcacagcctaaaaggcactaccttcaccctattcctaaccctaaccccctcaaccctcatcctacccctaaactgaggggagtagtgccttgaaggcagcgctgcctggaaggcaccattgataataccaaagaccgtcACTAACGCAGACAGTAATTTCGCCTGAGCAAAGCCGTTACAGGTTTCTGATGTTCAGACACCAGTTTACTTACAAGCTCATGTTTACATGCTTGCCAACATTCCTAAATACTTCCATCTCGTCATATGGACTGTGGATCatggcctctctctcctgtgtccaGTCGTTTGTGGAGGTGTACAACCTGACGTCGGACCCCCATCAGCTGGAGAACATCGTGAAGAAGGTGGACCCCGCTCTGCTGCAGACCATGAATCAGCGGCTCATCAAGCTCCAGTCCTGCGTGGGAAGCAGTTGCCGTGACAACAAAAACTACTgaaacctccctctctctccttgcctgCCAACTGGACCAACCCCAGAGTGGACGCATCCGTGGCCGTCCAGAGGAGGAAAATGGCAACGTGTGAAAACCCCCCCAAAGGGATTTCAGTACAGGCTGCACTCTGGAAAAAGCAGTATTGTCATTTCCTATCTGATGACCATTTCATAGATTATTTGTTTGCCAGCCTAAAGTTTTTGATTTTGGAGGAGGATTATTTCCAAATAGCCATTGCTCTGTTTAGTGTCCTCACAGAGGAATTAAGGGTTATGGTGTGATTTAtatgtgttgtatgtttgttctttcttttcagCACTTTCAAGGAGGATGAGAGATGAGAACTGTACAATGAAGTGAAACTCGATGAGTTTTTTTTAGTCCTGCTGCAATGTCAGAAGGCAATATCTGATCTTTACGTTTATCACAGTCACATATCTCTCAGCTGACTCAGAAGAGTCCGTCAGCTTGATGCTATCTCCTtccacttcttttttctttatcaTTCAAACACGAGATCCGGTATACAACTGCACTCCAATAGCATATTCCATAAGATACTGAAATTGGATGCATGACATGAGCCAaagtcattgttttttttttatatatatttgtgaTTTTTAAGTGTACGTGGTCGTGGCCTTGCGTGTACATTAAGGTTATAGGACAGGAAAGGGATTTTTAAACATTATACTGCTCCTTTTATTAAATAAAACTGTGATTATGTGCCTTATCCTTTGCACTGAACCAGTATGGATGCCTTTATTTGACAGAAATATGTTTGGAAATTGTggaaaaatcaataaaattATTATAGTTACAAAATGTTTACCTGTTTAGTTGTTGTCATTGAATTACATTCTAAAGCCATATGGAAATAGGGTTCATCTCTGTCAGAAACATATTTGGGCTTTTTGTGGTtaattatttttaaaagcatCCAAATCAAAGCCATCATTGTTGTACTACAGTATCATTAATCTGCATACCTGCTGTTCAGTGGCAGTTGCTGCTCTTTGGAGTAGGcctaggggaagctctgataaaaatggtcaattattaaattaataatattattaagGTGCTATATTGTTCTTTGAAGGCAAAAATGATCTCAGAGTCCAgtgtgttagggttagggttagggctgCGTTTTATTTGTACTGCACAAAAGTCATGATCAATGGggatagttcaaatgactgtttttggatagtccttcaaccaatcagacaaacgatccgggtgcgccttttggatgagctagtttgtgattggacctagGAAACGTGGACAAGTAGAAGATAGATgtacaggtttccagcctgagctgcagggcgaaatccaaatcgccggcagatcacgCAGGCTTTACCCAGCCTAACCTGAACACAAAAATCAAAGTGAAAAAATTATGCGGCAGGCTAGTCCATTTTGCCTTAACTTCATCGCAGCAACTCAAAATGGTCCTCAGTAGTTTGTATGGCATGCTTAACTTGTACGGCAGGCTCCTAATGAGATGGGGGATGGTGTCCTGGGAGATCTACTCCCAGATGTGAACACAGCCATCACTGAGCTCCCTAACAGTCTGAGATGCAACCTGCTGGTGTTGGATGAACCAAACATAATGTCCCAGAGGTGTTCTATTGGATTTAAATCAAGGGACTGTGGGGGACAGTCAATGGTATCAACTCCTTCATCCTCCAGGAACCTCCTGCACACTCTCGCCACATGTGGTCGGCCATTGTTGTGCACCAGGAGGAACCCACCGTCGACTGCACCAGTACAGGATCAGACAATGCGTCTGAAGATTTCATCCCGATATCTAAAAGCAGTGAGGGTACCATTATCTTGCTCGTAAAGGTCTGTGCGTCCCTCCGAGGATATGCCTCCCCAAACCATCACTGACCAGCCACCAAACTGGTCTTGTTGAATAatgttgcaggcagcataaCGCTCTCCACAGCAATCTCCAGATCCTTTCACGTCAGTCAAAAGTGCTCAGGGTGAGCCAGCTCTAATCTAAACCGCATACGTATGTCGAGACTAAGTCTTTAAGAAATCGAGACTGACCAAATTTAACTAAATAACCATTGCCCTGTTTAATATCCTCAGAAAGGAATGAAGGGTTAtggtgtgatttgtgtgtgttatactgtatgtttgttctctcttttcagCACTTTCAAGGAGGGTGAGAGATGAGAACTGTACAATGAAGGGAAACTTTGGTCCTGCTGCAATGTCAGAAGGCAATATCTGATCTTTACGTTTATCACAGTCACATATCTCTCAGCATATATCCGTCAGCTTGATGCTATCTCCTtccactttctttctttatcattATAACACGAGATCCGGTATATAACTGCACTCCAAAACCATATTCCATAAGAAACTGAAAACTGATGCCTGACATGATAGGAGCCAAAGTCTTTCTTCTGTTTTTGTTGGAATATTTGTGATTTTTAAGTGTACGTGGTCGTGGCCTTACGTATACATTAAGGTTATAGGACAGGAAAGGGATTTAaaatattttactgctcctgTGCGTCCCTCCCGAGGATATGCCTCCTCAAACCATGACTGACCAAACAGTCATGTTTAATGATGTTGCTGGCAGCATTATGCCCTAAAATCTCTCTTTCACGTCTGTCACAAGCgctcagggtgaacctgctctAATCTGTGAAGAGCACAGGGTGCCAGTGGCAGAATATATTTATCATAGACATATATTTAACATACACTTAGATGTCAAAGTGCATGGCCAATATTTAGACATGCTTTCAGACAAAAGCTTCCCCTCTAAGATAATTTAACAGTTTTAATGATGAGTTTGAGTAAATAcaatgagaaagagtgagtaagGTTCAACAGGGAATGGGAATACACTATATTTGATTCCACATATTTCAGGAATTCACAAAAATATGATTCCATAACAGGACACTTACAACAGATTCAGCCTGTCAAAATGATGCCTGGTATGCCTGAATGTTGTGGAAACGAAGTTTCCAAAAGGTGAATCTCACCTTATTCCATATAGCCAATCAGGTGtacatacagctctggaaatagaccactgcacattcttctgatgtcatcctacgattgctgagtgacatttgaaagagttgtaggtcatattcaaaattaagagaccactgtaaATTTCAATATGACCATCAACTCTTTTGAATGTCACTCAAAAAATGTGcagtgatttcttttttttttccagaaatgtatgtgtgtacgcacGTCTGATTGTGTCAGTGTATGTACGTGTACATTCAGACATATTTGTAAACGGCCTTCTGTTCCAAAGTCTGTATTTCCACCTTGACAGGGCACTTGTAAAAGTGTGAGAGCAGAGTCTCTGTGTAGCCAATCATGAAGTAGAATTTCTGTGGCGGCAGCCTCTGCAGCATCAGGGCACATATCACTATGAGGTTCCCGCGGCGTTTGATGACCAGCTCGTTGGCCAGGCAACCGTGGAACGTGCCGTAGATGAAGCGACG includes:
- the gnsb gene encoding glucosamine (N-acetyl)-6-sulfatase (Sanfilippo disease IIID), b: MASLEASPGQRALHRTLCAVVRVTVFLAFAACLPSCSECAKPSNIVLIVTDDQDVQLGGLTPMKKTKQLLGDAGVTFSNAFTVTPLCCPSRSSILTGKYPHNHEVRNNSLSGNCSSPAWQKDSESLAFPVYLSKAGYQTFFGGKYLNQYGKKEAGDVDHVPPGWDHWNALVGNSVYYNYTLSVNGKEEKHGDDYHKDYLTDLIVNRSLEFLDDRSPQHPFFIMLSPPAPHSPWVAAPQYQKTFGDVKAPRDGSFNKAGKDKHWLLRQPVSPMPESSVKYLDDAYQKRWQTLLSVDDMVEILVKKLKDLKVLDDTYIFFVSDNGYHTGQFSLPIDKRQLYEFDIRVPLMVRGPGVKAKQTLPTPVLNIDLAPTFLDIAGVNLTEVNLDGQSFLPQMAPSLRNGTARSFFLVEYTGEGHALEDPACPKLGPGLANCFPDCTCEDAFNNTYACVRTLTGCNLQYCEFADNESFVEVYNLTSDPHQLENIVKKVDPALLQTMNQRLIKLQSCVGSSCRDNKNY